One window from the genome of [Clostridium] celerecrescens 18A encodes:
- a CDS encoding LysM peptidoglycan-binding domain-containing protein produces MIIHAVQPGDTIYSISEYYNIPVDRLILENGLTNPGNLAIGQTIVIVQPETLYTVKAGDTLESIAEQHGTTTMELLRNNPYLSDREFLYVGETIVIRYQTNKTRTITTIGYAFSYIDTPILIKTLPFLTYLSIFNYRATNEGEIIFRADDTELVDLAKTYGVAPMMFVSTLSEDGLINPEVTYNILNNPSVQDRVIDNALKIMKAKGFCGINIYVENITYENINSFAEYLKRVSAIFHSEGYKILITITPIANIEAPNVSFEKIDYGKFTESVDGIIFSSYDWALSYSYPNSIFPVNILRELLGYAVSIIPPEKILFGITTLGYDWELPYVPGVTEAAAISSDRAVEIAADNGITIQFNEEAQSPYFFHSDSNGSLHLVWFKDARSFDSRAGLVEEYDLKGLSIWTIMRFSTQLWFIINTQYYIERLTEINCQASIYAW; encoded by the coding sequence ATTGACAAATCCTGGTAACTTGGCAATAGGCCAAACGATTGTGATTGTTCAGCCTGAAACACTTTATACCGTCAAGGCCGGTGATACTTTGGAGAGTATTGCGGAGCAGCATGGTACTACGACAATGGAGCTACTAAGAAATAATCCATATCTTTCCGACAGAGAATTTCTGTACGTAGGTGAAACGATAGTTATAAGGTATCAAACGAATAAAACAAGAACAATTACAACCATAGGTTATGCCTTTTCTTATATAGATACCCCTATTTTAATAAAAACGCTTCCTTTTTTAACGTATCTGTCTATATTCAATTATAGGGCTACAAATGAAGGAGAAATTATCTTCAGAGCCGATGATACCGAACTCGTCGATCTGGCTAAAACTTATGGTGTCGCACCCATGATGTTTGTTTCCACTTTGTCGGAAGATGGATTAATCAACCCGGAAGTGACCTATAATATTTTAAATAATCCTTCTGTGCAGGATCGTGTAATTGATAACGCTCTTAAGATAATGAAAGCGAAAGGTTTTTGTGGTATTAATATATATGTTGAAAACATCACTTATGAGAACATAAATAGCTTTGCAGAATATTTGAAAAGAGTCTCTGCGATATTTCATTCAGAGGGTTACAAGATACTTATTACTATTACGCCTATTGCGAATATTGAAGCCCCAAATGTCAGTTTTGAAAAAATAGATTATGGAAAATTTACTGAATCTGTAGATGGAATTATATTTTCATCTTATGATTGGGCATTGTCATATAGTTATCCAAACTCAATTTTTCCGGTTAACATTTTAAGAGAATTGTTAGGTTATGCAGTTAGTATCATTCCCCCTGAAAAAATTTTATTTGGAATCACCACTCTAGGTTATGATTGGGAACTTCCTTATGTTCCCGGCGTCACAGAAGCCGCTGCTATAAGTTCTGACCGTGCGGTAGAAATTGCAGCGGATAATGGTATAACAATTCAATTTAATGAAGAAGCACAGTCACCATACTTCTTCCATTCGGATAGCAATGGGTCTCTGCATTTAGTATGGTTTAAAGATGCCAGAAGTTTTGACTCTAGAGCCGGATTGGTAGAAGAGTATGATCTTAAAGGTTTATCCATTTGGACGATTATGAGATTCAGTACCCAATTGTGGTTTATTATTAATACTCAATATTACATAGAGAGGCTTACGGAGATTAACTGTCAAGCGAGTATTTATGCTTGGTAA